A window of Gudongella oleilytica genomic DNA:
TTTAGTGGCAATTACATAATCACTTCTTATTATACCCTGGATCCCTCTTCTGATATATTCATAATTTTCGTATATCTCCGCTGTATCTATGAAGTTGATACCTTTTTCGTAGGCGTATCTGATGAGCCTTGCGCCCTCATCCAGGCTTAGATTTGCCTGAAAGGGGGTCATGGTGAGGGAACCGAAGCAAAGCCCGGATACCTCTATGTCAGTATTGCCCAATCGTCTTCTTTCCACTTCCGGTTTCCTTTCGTTTCTTTACATAAAGAGGATGGATAGCCCTGTGCCATCCATCCATTCAAAGTCAGTCTTTAGTGCATTTCAAGTATGCCCGAAGTATTTCCTCCAATAGCTCGTCCCGCTCGATCTTTCTTATGATCGTTCGGGCGTTGTTGTGGCTTGTAATATAGGTGGGATCTCCTGAAAGGATGTACCCGATGATCTGATTGATGGGATTGTATCCCTTTTCCTCCAGTGAGTTGAAAACAGAAATCAGTATTTCTCTGGGCTCTGTAAGTGTTTCCTTAGTGGCTTCGAATTTCACGGTTTCGTTCATTTTATCGTTCACAGTACCACCCCTTTAACTATTATAACATAATCAGTGAATAGTGAATAGTGAATAGTGCATTGTGAATTGTGAATTGTGAATTGTGAATTGTTAATTGTGAATTATCTCTTCAACTGTTCCCTTACCAAACCTTCAACACTATCCATTGCTTCCTTCAATTTGGAGACATCCTTGCCTCCGGCCTGTGCCATCTCCGGTCTTCCACCGCCGCTTCCGCCTGTTGCAGCTGCTACAGCCTTTACAATGTTTCCAGCATGTATTCCCTTCTCAGTTACATCCTTGGTCGCCATGGCAACAAGTGAAACCTTTTCGCCGATGGCAGTTGCAAGAACGACTACTCCTGAACGAAGCCTTGCCTTTAGCTCATCTCCAAGGTTCCTCAGGCTGTTCATATCCATCTCGGGCGCAGTGTACACTATTACCTTGACTCCCTCGACTTCCTTTGCAGTTGAAAGTATCTCATCCGCTATATTTGCAGAAAGCTTGTCTTTAAGCCTTCCTATCTCTCTTTCCTTTTCCTTGAGCTCCTCCATGATGACCTGTGCTCTTTCCTTCAACGATTGTCTGTTGGTCTTCATCGAATGTGAAAGCTGCTCGAGCTCTTTTTCAAGACTGTTCATGTAATCAAAGGCATTTAGCCCTGTCAGTGCCTCTATCCTTCTTACTCCGGCAGCAATACCTGCCTCCGACACTATCTTGAACAGACCTATCTGCCCTGTATTTGAAACGTGTGTGCCGCCGCAAAGCTCCTGGGAGTAGTCTCCCATGGAAACGACTCTTACCACTTCGCCGTACTTATCCTCAAACAGCCCTATAACACCTTTCTCCTGTGCCTCCTTAAGAGTGACAACCTCTGTAACCACCGGCATCGCCCTTAACAGGTTATGGTTTACCTCGGCCTCGATCCTTGCGAGGTCCTCCTTGCTTACTGCCTCGAAGTGAGTGAAGTCGAAGCGGAGTCTGTTTGGCATTACAAGTGAGCCTGCCTGGTTTACGTGACCGCCTAAAACTGATTTCAGTGCCTTGTGCAGCAGGTGTGTAGCTGAGTGGTTCCTTCTCGTAGCATCGCGCAGCTCGTCATCCACAGCTGCCTCTGCTTTCATATCTTCCTTCAGCTGGCCTTCCTTAACGGATATAATATGGAGTATAGCGCCTTCCTTGGTAGGTCTTGCATCGGTTACCTCAGCATAGCCTCCCTCGAACAGAAGCTTGCCCTTGTCTCCTACCTGACCGCCCTGCTCGCCGTAGAAAGGAGTCTCTTTAAGGATAACAAGTCCTTCCTCTCCCTCGCTCAGGTGGATGACTCTCTCGCCCTCCTTGAACAAGGCTAGCACTACAGACTCAGCCCTGGTGGTGTCATAGCCAAGGAAGGTCGATTTGAAGCCCTTTGTTAGCTCCTCTTCTTCCTTTCCGCCCCATCCGCCGTCTGTGCCTTCTCTTGCACTTCTTGCCCTTTGTCTCTGCTCCTCCATATTAGCCTTGAAGCCATCTGTATCGAGCTTGATGCCCTTCTCGTTCAAGATCTCCAGAGTAAGCTCCAATGGGAAGCCATAGGTATCGTAAAGCTTGAATGCCTTGTCTCCTCCGAATACCTCAGATCCGGCTGCCTTCATTTCTTCGATATATTCATCGAGGATATCTATTCCCTGGTTGATTGTCTCCTGGAACTTCTCCTCTTCTGCTCTTATTACCTTTTTGATCTGTGCCTCGTTTTCCTTAAGCTCCTTGTACTCAACGCTCCAGGAGTCTATTACAACACCTGCCATCTGGTCAAGGAAGCCCTTTTCTATTCCCAGTAGCTTGCCGTGTCTTGCAGCACGCCTGATAAGCCTTCTTAGAACATAGCCTCTTCCTTCGTTGCCGGGAATTACTCCGTCGCTGACAAGGAATGTCATAGCCCTTGTGTGGTCAGTTATGAGCCTTACTGACACATCCTTCTCGTAGGCTGAGCCGTATTCATATCCGCTTATCTCTTCAACCTTGTGGAGGATGTCTCTTATGGCACCGATGTCGAATATGGTGTCCACGTTCTCCATTATGCAAGTAATTCTCTCAAGACCCATTCCTGTATCTATATTGGGATTTGGCAGCGGATGGTAAACTCCCTGCTCGTCCTTGTCAAACTGGGTGAAAACAAGGTTCCAAACCTCGAGGAATCTGTCACAGTCGCAGCCTGGTTTACAATCCTCGTGTCCGCAGCCGTACTCCAGGCCCCTGTCTATATATATCTCTGAGCAAGGACCTGATGGTCCTACTTCAAGTTCCCAGAAATTGTCCTCTTTTCCAAGCCTTACTATTTTCTCTGCAGGCACTCCGATATCCTTGTTCCATATCTCATATGCCTCGTCGTCCTCAAGATAGACGCTCACCCAAAGATCCTCCGGCTTTAGCTCCATCCTCTCAGTGAGGAATTCCCATGCCCATGCTACTGCTTCCTTCTTGAAATAGTCCCCGAAGGAGAAATTTCCAAGCATCTCGAAGAAGGTGGCATGTCTTGCAGTCCTTCCTACGTTTTCGATGTCACCGGTTCTTATACACTTCTGACATGTTGCCATCCTATTGTGGGGAGGTGTCGCATCGCCTGTGAAGTATGGCTTAAGCGGTGCCATTCCCGCTCCGATCAGCAACAGAGATTTATCATTTTTAGGCACCAGTGAAAAGCTTGATGCTACCAGATGGTCTTTTTCTTTGAAGAAATCAAGATATTCTTTTCGTATCTCATGCAGTCCCAACTTTTTCATAATTACACCTCACCCTAAATATTAGAAAAATCCTCCCCTTCAGGGAGGTTAGTCTATCTATAATATTTTAATGCAAATAGGGCCTTATGTCAATTTGTTCCGGTTTCTGAGTTGTCGGAAAGTCTTTTGTTGACCTTATCTTTAATATACCTGTAAAGTATTATCCCTATGTTCACAGCCGGAACTGAAACGATCATTCCCATTATACCGAAAATGGTTCCTCCCGTTATTATGGAAACCAAAACAGTCAGGGGATGCATTCCGGTGGTCTTTCCAAGGACCTTTGGGCCCAGTATGTTGTTCTCCATCCATTGGATAAGTAAAAAGAGCGCTCCCACCCATAGTGCCTTCGTGGGACTGGAAATAAAGGCGAACACAACTGCCGGCAGGAATCCAAGGAAAGGTCCGATATAGGGGATGATATCCGCAAGTCCTGTTATAAACCCGATTATTATCGCAAACTCTATTCCCATCAGGAACAGGAATATGGTAGTGGTAATTCCAACTACTACAGCCATGAGAAGTCTGCCCCGGATAAACTGCGACATCGCATCATCCATCTCGCCGAGAAGCTTATATATCTCCTCCTTGTACCTTGAAGGGATCAGAACATCTACTTTCTTTTGGAAATGGTCCTTGTCAACCAGGAAGTAGAAGGTTAAAACAGGTGTAAGTACCAGGCTTACTATCCGTGACAGCATACCAGCCAGACCGAGAATAAACTTCTCTGCCCCGTTTGCAAGGCTTTGCTGTATCCGGTCGATGTTCTGTGAAACTACATTTTCAATTGACTGGAGTATTTCAGGCATCTCACCAAATGTGTCAGAATAGCTGGAGTAAAGATTCTGGAACCAATTTGTGACTGAAGTTAAGTACTGAGGCAGATTTGCACCCAGTCGCATGATCTCCCTGCCTGTTCTTGGAAGCACTGCAAGGAACAATATGACGATGCCGCCCAGGATTATTAGGTATACTATGGATGCAGCAAGGATCCTTTTCATCCCCTTCCGTTCAAAGTAAGTGACGGAGGGATTTAATAGATATGCCAGCAGCATTGATACCAGTATCGTGAAGAAGGTATCTGATATAAGAGTATACTTCCTGAATATCTGCACCACAAAATAAAGGGCGAATAGTGTGATTATCCCCCAAAGGATAAGCTTGGTATTGTAATGGATCGCCTTTCTCGGTGCCACATACCTGTTTCCAATATTTATCAGATAGTAGATGATAAGGAAAAGAAGGATCGGTAAAAGGATCCATACGAGTTTTACTGAAAGCACAGGCGCTGTGCTCAATCCCATAAATATCCCCCCAAAGCTGCAAAAGACTCTGGCATGACGCCAATATCAGCTCCCGCCAGAGTCTTCCTTCTTAAAGTTTATTCTTCGTCAGCGTGGTCGTGGAGATGCTCGTCATCGAAGTCAACATCTTCCAATCCCTCTATTTTTACCCCTGTTTTATGGGAATAATCAAGCAGAGCTGATTTGATTGCCTGCTCAGCAAGTACGCTGCAGTGCATTTTTACCGGTGGAAGTCCATCAAGCGCATCTGCTACTGCCTTGTTTGTAAGCTCCATGGCTTCCTTTACTGTTCTTCCCTTTATAAGCTCAGTAGCCATGCTAGATGACGCTATCGCAGAACCGCATCCAAAGGTCTTGAATTTTACGTCGGTTATTATCTCTCCGTCTATCTTAAGATACATCTTCATTATATCACCGCATTTTGCGTTGCCTACTTCACCGACGCCGTCTGCGTTCTCTATCTCTCCAACATTGTGCGGATGCATGAAGTGCTCCATTACCTTCTCTGAATACATTTATTTGTTACCCCCTTGAATTTTTTCATATAACGGTGACATCATTCTCAATCTGTCCACTATTCCCACGAGCTTTTCAACAGCAAAATCCACCTCTTCCTCAGTGTTGCCTGTTCCCAGTGACAGTCTAAGTGAACCGTGGGCTATTTCGTGAGGAAGGCCTATTGCTAATAGCACATGGGATGGATCAAGAGAGCCTGAGGTACATGCAGAGCCGCTTGAGCCAGCGATGCCAACCATATCAAGGCTCAAAAGAAGCGCTTCGCCCTCGATAAACTGGAAGCAGAAGTTGGCATTGCCGGGAAGTCTTTTCTCCGGGTGTCCATTAAGTCTGACGTATGGTATTCTTTCCTTAATGCCCTTGATCAATCTTTCCCTAAGTGAGATCAGGTAAGTAGTATTCTCCTCAAGATGCTCGTAAGCAAGCTCAATTGCTTTTCCAAGGCCTACTATACCAGGTGTGTTCTCAGTTCCTGCCCTTTTGTTCTTTTCCTGTGCGCCGCCTGCTATAAGAGGATCTATCTTTGTTCCCTGCCTGATGTAAAGAGCTCCAACGCCTTTAGGTCCGTAAAGTTTATGAGCTGACATGCTTAAGAGGTCGATGTTCATTTCCTTTACGTCAATAGGAAGACTGCCTACTGCCTGAACTGCATCAGTATGGAAAAGAACTCCGTGTTTCTTCGCCAGTTCTCCAATTTCCTTAACAGGCTGGATAGTACCGATTTCATTGTTGGCAAACATTATGGAAATAAGTATTGTCTTTTCGGTTATTGCTTTCTCAAGCTCCTCAAGCGATATCATCCCGTACTCATCAACGTCCAGATATGTCACCTTGAAGCCTTGCTGCTCAAGATACTCACAGGTATGGAGTATTGCGTGGTGTTCGATTTTTGTGGTTATGATGTGGTTTCCCTTGTCCTTATTCTTATATGCTATTCCTTTGAGTGCCCAGTTATCAGCCTCAGAGCCGCCGCCTGTAAAGAATACCTCGGTCTTCTTGGCCCCTATGGCCTTGGCAACTCTTTCCCTTGCCTTGTCAATTGCAAGCCTCGAGTGGTTGCTAAGCGCGTATACGCTTGAGGGATTTCCATAAAACTCGCTGAAGTATGGTAGCATTTCCTCAAGCACTTCTTTTTTTACCGGTGTGGTTGCAGAGTGGTCCATGTATATCATTTTGTTCATTTTAATTCCTCCCGATATAGTCCCGGCTGGCTGTCTCTAACCATATCCTCAAGGCTTATGGAGTCGATCACCCTGTCGATGCTATCCTTTATTTTAGCAAACACCAATCTGGTTGCACAGCTATCGTCCCTCACGCAATCAAAGCCGTCCTCAGATACACATTCTGAAGGTGACATTTGCCCCTCCAGAGATCTCAGAACCTGTCCAACAGTTATTTCATGCGGTTTTCTTGACAGCATGTATCCGCCATATGCTCCTCTTGTACTTGTAAGAAGCCCTTCCTTCTTCAGGCTTGAAAACAGCTGTTCAAGGTAGTTCTCTGACAAGCCCTGCTTTTCCGCTACATATTTAAGAGATATTGGCCCCTGTCCATAATCCTGAGCCAATTGATACATCGCCATTAGCCCGTAACGCCCCTTGGTTGACAGTTTCATTCATTTCACCTCTTTAATCCCAACTGCTTTGGTTGGTTTTACTTTTTCAGTATAGTATATCCGGGTAATCTTGTCAACATTGAAAACACATGAAGATAATGCAAAATTCACAGATCACAACTCAAAATCAAAATAAAGAGAAGTTGGAATGCTGGAAGGGGAAAGCTATAAGGGGAAAGGGGAAAAGGAAAGGAATAGTTTAAATTGACAATTGACGATTGACAATTAAAAGTAAAAAATCCTCCTCTAATTCTCAGAATAACTGGATATCGCAGTCATCCTGAACGATAGTGAAGGATCTTATCTTATTCATTTACTACCTACTACCTACTATTCGTTATTTTGAATTATCGGGCGGGCAGGGTCGTCCGCACCCTACTTATATAATTTGCTAAATCTTGATATTCAACTTCTTACTCAGCTTCTCAAGCATATCCTTTGTCATGTCGTCCAAAAGGTATTTAGGTGCCCAGCCCCACTCTGCCCTGGCTGCGCTGTCGTCAAGTGAATTTGGCCAGGAATCTGCTATCGCCTGCCTTATAGGGTCCACATCGTATTCAAGAACAAATCCGGGGATGTGCTTTCTTATAGATGCAGCGATCTCTTCAGGATCGAAGCTCATAGCCGCGATATTAAAGGCATTTCTGTGGATCAGCCTTGAACTGTCTGCCTCCATCAGGTTTAGGATTGCATCAAGGGCATCAGGCATGTACATCATATCCATCTTTGTTCCCTTATCTATAAAGCTTGAGTATTTTCCATTCTTAAGGGCTTCATAGTAAATATGCACTGCATAGTCGGTAGTTCCCCCTCCAGGCAGTGTATCGTAGGAAATAAGTCCTGGGAATCTGACACCCCTCGTGTCAACCCCGAATTTATGGAAATAATAGTCACATAATAGCTCGCCTGCCACCTTGGTGACACCATACATGGTGCCAGGTCTCATCACAGTATCCTGTGGAGTAGAATCCTTTGGAGTCAAATCACCAAAAACTGCAATCGAGCTTGGTGTAAACACAGACAGCTTTTTCTCCCTTGCAAGCTCAAGCACATTATAAAGCCCGTTCATGTTAATGCTCCAGCACAGGTCCGGCCTTGCTTCGCCAGTTGCTGAGAGTATGGCAGCGAGGTTTACAATGGTATTTATTCCGTATTTGTCTACCACCTCTGCCATACGATCCTTATCCATAACATCTATTACTTCAAATGGTCCGTTTTCAATGAGCTCCTTATGGGTTTCCTTGGCTTTAAGATCGCTGATGATAACGTTTGCATTACCATAAACGTCTCTCATTCTTACTGCCAGCTCGGAACCTATCTGTCCAAGCGCTCCAGTAATAAGTATCTTTCTCATCCACTGCACCTCCGTAGTCTTTTGGAATTGCTATATTGCTATTATAGCATAATTATCTGAGGTTGATATAAAAATCTCATTAAGAAGGCCCGGACAAGTCCGGGGCAGACCGAAGACAAAGCTCAACAATCCTTATTGATTGCTGAGCTTTGTCTTCAGCCTTAATTTGCCGCCATGTGGCGGCAGATTGACTATTTTACAACTATGTTGTAGATCTTCCCTGGAACGTAGATTTCCTTCACGACAGTTTTTCCATCGGTAAATTTCTTCACGCCGGCAGATGCAAAAACTTTTTCCTTGATGCTCTCTGTGCTCTCATCAATGCTGACCTCAACTGTACCTCTCACCTTTCCATTTACCTGAACAGGCAGATCAAAGACCTTGTCTATGGTCTTCTCCTGGTCGTATTCCGGCCATGTTGTCTGGAACAGATATCCTGGCAGGCCTGCGATCTCCCACAGCTCCTCTGTTATATGTGGAGCAACAGGATTCAACAGTATGAGGAATGTCTGGAAGTCCTTTTTGTTAAGCCTTCCAAAGTCATTGAATTCGTTTAAAAGACTCATCATTGCAGCAATTCCAGTATTGAATTTTAGGTTTTCGAAGTCCTCGGAAACCTTCTTGATAGTCTTGTGGATGCTGGATTCAAGCTCAGGAGTGTAGGAATTCCCTTCTGTCAGTATCTCCTGAAGTCTCCATACCCTGTCGAGGAACCTCCTGCAGCCCTTCACACCATTATCGGACCATGGAACGGCTTTTTCAAAATCTCCGATAAACATCTCATAGGTTCTTAGCGTATCAGCTCCATAATCCCTTACTATATCATCGGGATTAACTACATTTCCTCTTGATTTTGACATTTTTTCATTGTTGTCGCCAAGGATCATACCGTGCGATGTCCTCTTTGCATATGGCTCAGGCATTGGAACCACACCGATATCGTAGAGGAACTTGTGCCAGAATCTTGAGTATAGAAGGTGAAGGGTTGTATGCTCCATGCCTCCGTTGTACCAGTCTATTGGCGACCAGTATTCAAGTGTTTCCTTGGAAGCCAGTTGATCATGGTTGTCCGGATCCATGTATCTTAGGAAGTACCAGGATGAACCTGCCCATTGAGGCATGGTGTCAGTTTCTCTGTGAGCCGGTCCTCCGCATTTGGGGCAAGTGGTGTGTACCCATTCATGGATCGCAGCAAGAGGTGATTCCCCGGTATCAGTCGGCTCATAGTTTTCAACCTCAGGAAGCTTTAGCGGAAGCTCAGACTCAGGAATAGGAACCCAGCCGCATTCGTCGCAGTGTACCAATGGGATCGGCTCGCCCCAGTATCTTTGTCTCGAGAATACCCAGTCCCTAAGCTTGTAGTTTACCTTTCTCTCTCCGAGACCTTCCTTCTCGATCCAGTCAAGCATCGTTCTGATTGCATCCTTTACCTCCATGTCATTTATGAAACCGGAGTTAACAAGGATCCCTGAGTCGGTATCAGTGTAGGCCTCCTTTGTGATGTCGCCGCCTTTTATTACATCGATGATGGGCAGATTGAACTTTGTAGCAAACTCCCAGTCTCTCTGATCGTGGCCAGGTACTGCCATTATTGCCCCTGTACCATAGGTCATTAGAACGTAGTCTGATACCCAAAGAGGTATCTCCTTACCAGTTGCTGGATTTATTGCTGACAAGCCTCTAAGCTCGACACCGGTCTTTTCCTTTACAAGCTCTGTCCTTTCAAAGTCTGATTTCTTTGAAACATCTGCCCTGTATGCCTCCACCAGGTCGATGTTTTCTATTCTGTCTCTGTATTTATCGATCAATGGGTGCTCAGGAGCTATTACCATGTAGGTTGCCCCAAAAAGAGTGTCCGGTCTGGTCGTAAAAATCCTTAGTACGTCATCTCCGCCGACGATCCTGAAGTCCAGTTCTGCTCCCTCAGACCTTCCTATCCAGTTGATCTGCTGGATCTTAACTCTATCAATATAATCGACAGTATCCAGGTCATTGATAAGCCTTTCCGCATATTCGGTAATTTTAAGCATCCATTGGTTTTTGACGCGTCTGATGACTTCGCTTCCGCAACGTTCACATACTCCTCCCACTACCTCTTCGTTGGCGAGACCGACCTTGCAGGAGGTACAGAAGTTTATTGGCATTTCCTGTTTGTATGCCAATCCTTTTTCAAACAGCTTAAGGAATATCCACTGAGTCCATTTGTAGTAATTTGGGTCTGTTGTGTTTACCTCTCTGGACCAGTCGAAGGAGAAGCCTAT
This region includes:
- a CDS encoding L-threonine 3-dehydrogenase, which codes for MRKILITGALGQIGSELAVRMRDVYGNANVIISDLKAKETHKELIENGPFEVIDVMDKDRMAEVVDKYGINTIVNLAAILSATGEARPDLCWSINMNGLYNVLELAREKKLSVFTPSSIAVFGDLTPKDSTPQDTVMRPGTMYGVTKVAGELLCDYYFHKFGVDTRGVRFPGLISYDTLPGGGTTDYAVHIYYEALKNGKYSSFIDKGTKMDMMYMPDALDAILNLMEADSSRLIHRNAFNIAAMSFDPEEIAASIRKHIPGFVLEYDVDPIRQAIADSWPNSLDDSAARAEWGWAPKYLLDDMTKDMLEKLSKKLNIKI
- a CDS encoding RrF2 family transcriptional regulator; the protein is MKLSTKGRYGLMAMYQLAQDYGQGPISLKYVAEKQGLSENYLEQLFSSLKKEGLLTSTRGAYGGYMLSRKPHEITVGQVLRSLEGQMSPSECVSEDGFDCVRDDSCATRLVFAKIKDSIDRVIDSISLEDMVRDSQPGLYREELK
- the nifU gene encoding Fe-S cluster assembly scaffold protein NifU, producing the protein MYSEKVMEHFMHPHNVGEIENADGVGEVGNAKCGDIMKMYLKIDGEIITDVKFKTFGCGSAIASSSMATELIKGRTVKEAMELTNKAVADALDGLPPVKMHCSVLAEQAIKSALLDYSHKTGVKIEGLEDVDFDDEHLHDHADEE
- the nifS gene encoding cysteine desulfurase NifS; this encodes MNKMIYMDHSATTPVKKEVLEEMLPYFSEFYGNPSSVYALSNHSRLAIDKARERVAKAIGAKKTEVFFTGGGSEADNWALKGIAYKNKDKGNHIITTKIEHHAILHTCEYLEQQGFKVTYLDVDEYGMISLEELEKAITEKTILISIMFANNEIGTIQPVKEIGELAKKHGVLFHTDAVQAVGSLPIDVKEMNIDLLSMSAHKLYGPKGVGALYIRQGTKIDPLIAGGAQEKNKRAGTENTPGIVGLGKAIELAYEHLEENTTYLISLRERLIKGIKERIPYVRLNGHPEKRLPGNANFCFQFIEGEALLLSLDMVGIAGSSGSACTSGSLDPSHVLLAIGLPHEIAHGSLRLSLGTGNTEEEVDFAVEKLVGIVDRLRMMSPLYEKIQGGNK
- a CDS encoding IreB family regulatory phosphoprotein, which translates into the protein MNETVKFEATKETLTEPREILISVFNSLEEKGYNPINQIIGYILSGDPTYITSHNNARTIIRKIERDELLEEILRAYLKCTKD
- a CDS encoding AI-2E family transporter yields the protein MGLSTAPVLSVKLVWILLPILLFLIIYYLINIGNRYVAPRKAIHYNTKLILWGIITLFALYFVVQIFRKYTLISDTFFTILVSMLLAYLLNPSVTYFERKGMKRILAASIVYLIILGGIVILFLAVLPRTGREIMRLGANLPQYLTSVTNWFQNLYSSYSDTFGEMPEILQSIENVVSQNIDRIQQSLANGAEKFILGLAGMLSRIVSLVLTPVLTFYFLVDKDHFQKKVDVLIPSRYKEEIYKLLGEMDDAMSQFIRGRLLMAVVVGITTTIFLFLMGIEFAIIIGFITGLADIIPYIGPFLGFLPAVVFAFISSPTKALWVGALFLLIQWMENNILGPKVLGKTTGMHPLTVLVSIITGGTIFGIMGMIVSVPAVNIGIILYRYIKDKVNKRLSDNSETGTN
- the alaS gene encoding alanine--tRNA ligase; translated protein: MKKLGLHEIRKEYLDFFKEKDHLVASSFSLVPKNDKSLLLIGAGMAPLKPYFTGDATPPHNRMATCQKCIRTGDIENVGRTARHATFFEMLGNFSFGDYFKKEAVAWAWEFLTERMELKPEDLWVSVYLEDDEAYEIWNKDIGVPAEKIVRLGKEDNFWELEVGPSGPCSEIYIDRGLEYGCGHEDCKPGCDCDRFLEVWNLVFTQFDKDEQGVYHPLPNPNIDTGMGLERITCIMENVDTIFDIGAIRDILHKVEEISGYEYGSAYEKDVSVRLITDHTRAMTFLVSDGVIPGNEGRGYVLRRLIRRAARHGKLLGIEKGFLDQMAGVVIDSWSVEYKELKENEAQIKKVIRAEEEKFQETINQGIDILDEYIEEMKAAGSEVFGGDKAFKLYDTYGFPLELTLEILNEKGIKLDTDGFKANMEEQRQRARSAREGTDGGWGGKEEEELTKGFKSTFLGYDTTRAESVVLALFKEGERVIHLSEGEEGLVILKETPFYGEQGGQVGDKGKLLFEGGYAEVTDARPTKEGAILHIISVKEGQLKEDMKAEAAVDDELRDATRRNHSATHLLHKALKSVLGGHVNQAGSLVMPNRLRFDFTHFEAVSKEDLARIEAEVNHNLLRAMPVVTEVVTLKEAQEKGVIGLFEDKYGEVVRVVSMGDYSQELCGGTHVSNTGQIGLFKIVSEAGIAAGVRRIEALTGLNAFDYMNSLEKELEQLSHSMKTNRQSLKERAQVIMEELKEKEREIGRLKDKLSANIADEILSTAKEVEGVKVIVYTAPEMDMNSLRNLGDELKARLRSGVVVLATAIGEKVSLVAMATKDVTEKGIHAGNIVKAVAAATGGSGGGRPEMAQAGGKDVSKLKEAMDSVEGLVREQLKR
- the leuS gene encoding leucine--tRNA ligase, with product MKDYTPKSIEKKWQDIWDEHQCYRAENNSEKPKFYALVEFPYPSSNGLHVGHPRPYTALDIVSRKRRYQGYNVLFPMGWDAFGLPTENFAIKNKIHPRIVTEQNIARFKGQLKSIGFSFDWSREVNTTDPNYYKWTQWIFLKLFEKGLAYKQEMPINFCTSCKVGLANEEVVGGVCERCGSEVIRRVKNQWMLKITEYAERLINDLDTVDYIDRVKIQQINWIGRSEGAELDFRIVGGDDVLRIFTTRPDTLFGATYMVIAPEHPLIDKYRDRIENIDLVEAYRADVSKKSDFERTELVKEKTGVELRGLSAINPATGKEIPLWVSDYVLMTYGTGAIMAVPGHDQRDWEFATKFNLPIIDVIKGGDITKEAYTDTDSGILVNSGFINDMEVKDAIRTMLDWIEKEGLGERKVNYKLRDWVFSRQRYWGEPIPLVHCDECGWVPIPESELPLKLPEVENYEPTDTGESPLAAIHEWVHTTCPKCGGPAHRETDTMPQWAGSSWYFLRYMDPDNHDQLASKETLEYWSPIDWYNGGMEHTTLHLLYSRFWHKFLYDIGVVPMPEPYAKRTSHGMILGDNNEKMSKSRGNVVNPDDIVRDYGADTLRTYEMFIGDFEKAVPWSDNGVKGCRRFLDRVWRLQEILTEGNSYTPELESSIHKTIKKVSEDFENLKFNTGIAAMMSLLNEFNDFGRLNKKDFQTFLILLNPVAPHITEELWEIAGLPGYLFQTTWPEYDQEKTIDKVFDLPVQVNGKVRGTVEVSIDESTESIKEKVFASAGVKKFTDGKTVVKEIYVPGKIYNIVVK